A segment of the Leptolyngbya sp. NIES-3755 genome:
GATGCTGTTGATTGTGGTCGCCTCGATCGCTTGTACCTGAATTACATCCCCCAACCACTGTTCCAATGCACCTTGTAATAGAAACTGAGTTGCTGTAATCAATTCACTGTTATTCGGTGCAAAAACGACTTGCCGAATGTTGCTTCCAAAGGTTGGACGATTCACCCGTTCCCCAGGCATCGTAAACAATACTTGCTCAATCAAGTTCCGAATATGCTCAGTTTCGGGCGCATCTGCGGTTCGTCCACGCTGATTAATCTGAAAAGGATAAGCAATTTCCATCGTTACATCCCCCTGACACGCATTTGAGTGAGGACAACTGTAAGTGGTGTTCCGGTTGGTGCACAAATCGCTTGACTATCTTGCAGCAATACAGGCATTCCCATTGCTTTGACTCGAAGTGCAGCTAAAACCCAAACACCAGTAACACAAGGACCGACTCCTGCAAGCGGTGGTGGATTAGCACAACCCGCAATCACATAAGGTGGAGGTTGCACCGTAACAGGTAATCCCATCACTCGAACTCTGGGAACAGGCATTGTTGATTGAGCTTGTCCCCCGTGAGTGCAAATGACAGTACTTCCAATGTTTAGCAAGAATCCAGGCATCTAAATTACCTCTAATGCGCCATTGTTGACATTAACCGCGATCGGGAGCAGTTTGACATTTGCAGCCGTATTGCTCAATTCAATCTGAGCAGGCGTAATTTTGACCTGTGGAACGGTTGCG
Coding sequences within it:
- a CDS encoding hypothetical protein (similar to AA sequence:cyanobase_aa:NIES39_G00740), producing MEIAYPFQINQRGRTADAPETEHIRNLIEQVLFTMPGERVNRPTFGSNIRQVVFAPNNSELITATQFLLQGALEQWLGDVIQVQAIEATTINSISEGDSLQVIVQYIVRRTQQQQVVQFTREV